Within Ascochyta rabiei chromosome 4, complete sequence, the genomic segment GTGCATGCTGTGGATGGACAGTAGAGCTAGGAAATTCGAGCTTTGGTGCTTTCGGGGCTGTTCCGAACGTCCGTTCACGGTCTTCCATTGGCAGCTCTCGCTTTGTAGGGACACTGGGTCTATTCGGTATGAGGCCTGGTCGTACCCACTGCATACTTTTCGGTCCACCACCCATGGGAGCTCTCGGGGCGTTAAACACGGGTCTCTCAGATGGTGCATAGGGTGGAGGTGGCCGCGGTGCCATTGGTGTCCTATCAGCCTTGGGTCCAGTCGGAATGTTAGCTGGCAAACTCTTTGGTGATGCATTGATAGAAGCATCGCCACTGCCACTGCGGGGTCCCTGTGGCGGAGGTGGTATCGCACTGGAAGAGGTATCCCTTGGGAGGTAGGGAGGAAGAGGGGTCCTCGAAAACGACGGCGAGACGTTAGCCCTAAGTGCCGCCTGCGGCGCAGTAGGAGGTGGGCGCGGTCTTGGTGCTGGGCCCTGTGGAGGTGATTTCGCAGGAGCCGAGGATGCAGACGGGGGAGGTCCTTGACGTGCTGGGTAGGGTGGTGCATGAAGTGGCCGCGGAACAAGACCCTTTATTTCTGCCCGATCTGTCTCCGGCGCGTTGGCGGTCGATGAGGGAACAGAAGGTGGTAAACTCGAGGGCGGATCCATACGCGGAGGTCCGTTCGGTCCTGGTCGCGTCTCTTGCGTTTGTATTTCAACGTTGGGTCGCTCGGAGGGAACGCGATCTAGGATCCTGTCTGCTTTGGGCCCAGTGGGTGCAACGACGGGGCCAGAAGGCAAGCTATTCTTAGGCACAACCAGCGCTGGAGGAGCTGTGATGGCCGGGGCTGCTGTGGCAGAAGGCGCAGGGGCCGATGGTGTCGGAGGAGGAGGCAGTGTAGAAGGAGATGCTGGAGTAggaggtgcaggtgcagctGGAGCTGGGTTGCTAGATTGTACAGTTTTAGGAGGTAGTGCTGCCGATGAGCTTGGCTTCACATCAAGCGTGGGATTTCTCCAGACATTAGATCCAAAGGCCGGGACTGCAGCGGGCGGCGACGAGGGACGCGGAGCATACCTCTCTCTGGATGCCTCTGCGCGGCTCGCTAGCAGGAGGTCGTCCTTGCCGGGATCTCGACGGGAGTCCTTGGCGGCAGATGGGTCCATGGCAATGGACGAGCGTCGAGAGTAAGCGTCCACCTGGGGGCCTAGGCGGTCGGCCGGGGATGCATGGTGCGAAGGATGCGGGGTTGGCCCGGTGGGCGTTCCTGGCACGTGTCGCGAATCAGGCGGTCCGGGGCCGCGGTGCGTGTCCAACGCTCTCGGCCCGGGCTTTGCAGCGCCGGCAGGGCCGATGTATGAGTCGTACTCTCTTGGAAACCGCCGGTCGTCGCGGTCCCTCCTATCAAACTCGCGTTCATCGCGAAGATCACGGTCTCGTCGTATAGGCGATCGACTGCGCGGCCTGTACGAGCGATCTGGGGGCCGGTCACGCGGATCGTGGTGCCGATCCCGGTCGTCAGGGTGGAAAGGTCTCCCTCGCCCGCCAAAGTCCCTTCCACCTCGCCCCCGCCCAATTCCACTGCCGCGGTAGGAGGAGCCTGTGCCAAGCAGGGGAGGGTCTGGGAAGGTTGAGCCTGCGGACGGTGGGCCGTCGCGAGAGTTGCGTCGGGCCCGGCTGACATCGAGGTCACGCGGGGGGAAGTCTCTCTGATCGCGGGCATCTCGGAGGTCTCGAATGGGCGAGCGTCGCGGTGGTGGAGTTGGACGTCTTTCTCTTCGATCGCGATCGAATTCTCGGTCACGATCTCGGTCACGGTCACGGTCAGCCCTCCAGGAATTGTGCGTGTTGGTCATGGGAGGCGCAGGCCCGCTACTGAGTGGCGGCGCGTCTCGCAAAGGCGTGGGCTCACCCCTACTCGGAAATCCTCTCCCTCGGCCATCGCGAGGCGTTGGAGGGGCGCCTAGAGGGCCTCCCGTAGCAGGGCCACGTGGTGCATCGGCGAGCGACTTTGGACCCCGGGGCACGTCTCGCGGCGGGAAACCACCCGACTCGGGGTTAGGCCTCACGGTGTCATCAGTCCTTGGGGGGTATCCGCCGCCGAAGTTGGAAGGTCTGCGGTCGCGGTATGGCGGCGACCTGTCTCGTCCGTTTCTGTTGCTGTCCGGATATCGATACGAGGACATGGTGGCAGCTTGAGATTCTAGGGTCGAGCTTGAGTAACCGCGGCATGGGCGTGATTGGGTTCCAAGGTTGTTGCGTGTCGGGATTGCGTGGCGCGTGGATCTGTAAGAGCGCTGGTGTTGGGAGCCGGAGTGTGGTGAGGCTATGAGGACAGAGAAGAGCTGGGCAGTTCGTAGGGCTGGCAGATCCTTGTGGGAGCAAATAGCTGTGTGTCGAGAAGAGAGAAGGGGCGTCGTCGGTACCGTTCCcgttgttgatgttgacgTTGATGTTGACGTTGATATTGACGTAAGTAACGTGGTCGAACTTGACGGAGCCGCTAGCGCGCGCACGGACTCGAACCACGATCCGCTTGTGCGCTTGTGCCGTGTGCCTTGTGCGCTTGTACGCTTGTGGAACCCAAGGCAGGCTCGGCGGAATCTCAGCTGCTGGCCTTTTCACGCCTTGCGAGGTCGTCTGGGGTCAATGAGGGCGGCCAGCGACAGCCGGCTATCGAGACGAGGCGGCAAGCGCTGCTGGGCTGTAGGTGACGCCTGGAGGCGTGCAGCGGCAGTGCAGTGAGCGGGCCGCAGGCCAGATAGAGATGTGCTTCGCTCCCGTTGACGTGGCGCTGCGTTCCTTTGTGCGTGGGTGGCCGCGAGCACGTGAGGAGTGGTCCAGATAGCAAGAGGCAAAGGGTCCAGAGGGGGGCTAGCCAGAGGGCGCGCAGATGGATGGCATGGTGCCTGGGGGAGGATCGCTGTCGCAGGACGTGAGTGTGTGATGGAGAACAACGGGACCAGGACACGAGAACGAGGATTCAGAGCACGCCCGCAGCGCAATGACGGCGGTGCAAGGCCAAAACGGCGGCCCCTGCGGGTCGGTGCATCCATCAAATGGAAGGAGGATAGCGCGCTTGCCGAGACAGGGCGCTGATTGGATGTGGATTCGAGATTCGGAGTGAATTGCGGGCTGGAACAGGCCTAGCCACAGCGCATGCAGGTGAGCCGTGTGCTGGAGTGGCAGAAGACACAGCCGCGTTTCGAGAGCAGCACGCACGGCCGTGGCCTGGGCTGCCCGCGGAGGGCGCTGAGAGAAGACAAGGTCAGACGCTGATGGCCGTCGACGACTTTTGAGAGAGCACAGGACTGCACAGGACTGCACAGGACTGCACAGGACTGCACAGGACTGCACCGCACCGCAGGCTAGCGAGGGCTGACGAGCGCCGGCGAGGGCTGACGAGGGGGCTCCAGCCTCCAGGGCCGGCGCGTCGTGAGTGCGATCGACTGCCCTAGCCTAGATGGTCTCGTAGTGGCTCTCCCACTGCTCGGTACCCGGTGCAGGGGTCATGGTCCTGGTCCTAGTCACGGTCCTGGTCACGGTCCTGGTCACGGTCACGGTCATGGTCATGGTCATGTGGGGTCGGCCGGGCGCCAACTTCAGAATCTGCAAGGCAGCAGATTGTGTGCCACCGTAAGCACACACAGTACTTGAGCATTGGCACGCGGGCTCTGCTGGCGAACCGACATCGCGACGCGTCCACAGCAGCCATTGCAGCACCTGCAGCACTTGCAGCCGCCTGCGCTTGGTGCGACTCTGCGGCACACGTCATGTCGCCCGTCAACGAGGCTGCAGCCCCGTCTGGTGCCACCGATGCCGTCTTGAAGCCCTCGGCGCCCGTGCCCGAGGGTGCCAAACAGGTGCACGGCATCGACTTCAACGACTATGCAGGCCGCAGCATCACCGTCGACGAGCTCGTCGCCGGGTATGCGACCATGGGCTTCCAGGCCACCTCGGTCGGCGAAGCCGTGCGCATCATCAACGACATGGTGAGTCCGAGTCCGAGTCCGAGTCCGAGTCTTTGTTGCGCGCGCTGCACCTCGTTGTTCCTGTCGTCCTTGTGGCTTTGCTTGCCGCCGAGCCCAGGCTAGCCGTGCAGCGGACAGGGAGGGACACGCCTCAGCCGGAAATAGCACCGCGACACCATCGTCTCGTCTTACCCACGCTCATGCGTCTCGTCTGGCGCTGCCTGCTAACCGGTGACAGCGCGCATGGAGGGACCCAGACACCAACGACGGCACCACCATCTTCCTGGGATACACATCCAACCTCATCTCCTCCGGCCTCCGCGAAACACTGCGCTACCTGGTCCAGCACAAGCACGTCTCTGCCATTGTCACCACAGCTGGTGGTGTTGAGGAAGACTTGATCAAATGCCTAGCTCCCACGTACCTGGGAGCCTTCTCCACGCCCGGCGCAGGGCTGCGTGCCAAGGGCATGAACAGGATAGGCAACCTCGTGGTGCCCAACAGCAACTACTGCGCCTTCGAAGATTGGGTCGTGCCCATCCTCGACACCATGCTCGAGGAGCAGGAAGCGAGCAAGAAGACCGAAGAGCCCCTGCACTGGACGCCCAGCAAGATGATCCACCGCCTGGGCAAGGAAATCAACGACGAGCGCTCCGTCTACTATTGGGCCTGGAAGAACGACATTCCCGTCTTCTGCCCAGCCCTGACCGACGGCAGTCTTGGCGACATGCTGTATTTCCATACCTTCAAAGCATCACCAGAGCAGCTGCGCGTCGACATTGTGGAAGACATCCGCAAGATCAACACCATTGCCGTGCGAGCCAAGAGGACGGGCATGATCGTGCTGGGCGGAGGCATCGTCAAGCACCACATCGCCAACGCCAACCTGATGCGCAATGGAGCAGAGAGCGCTGTGTACGTCAACACGGCCCAGGAGTTCGACGGGAGCGACGCAGGAGCGAGACCCGACGAGGCCGTCAGCTGGGGCAAGATCAAGCTGGACGGCGACAGTGTCAAGGTGTACGCAGAAGCTACCGTTGTATTCCCACTCATCGTGGCTGCGACGTTTGCGAGCGCGCAGCGGACAGAGAGATGAAACGTAGAAACGCAACTACGACGCGTGACTCCACGCCACTGTGCAATCCCTCGATATAGAACGGTCAAAGTGATTCTGCCTATGGTGACTTTGGTGTTTTTGGTGACTTTGGTGACTTTGGTGCCTTTAGTGACTTTAGCACGGCGTTAGGTGGATGCGGGAGCTGCAGGGGAAGGCGCGGTGGGCTCCACTTCCCTCTTAGGCTCAACCCAGTAAGGTGCGCATCAACCTAGCAAGTGTGGAGCTTAGGCAATCGATAGAGAGGAGCTCCAGCTAAAGGCGGCCTCCAGAGTCATGATCACGACACTGTGCAGCCTGGAGGCCATGAGTCAACAGCACGACCAGGTAAGGCGACAAGGGCGACAAGGGCGACAAGTCGCGTCAAAGGGCTCGACGATAACAACGAGGGCGCCAACCAGCAGCAAGCGCCACAATGCGCGGGGGCCCGGATACCTCCTCACGGCTTAGCTTGCCGCCTCACTGTGCGTCAACCAACAGCTGCCTGCAGCTACGGGCTCACAGGCTTAACCCCAGCCACGCCCGTGATTGTTTCCTCGTGCTGTTGGCATTGACTCGGACAGCTCTCTCTCCATCCATTTCTGTCTGAGCTTCATCCTTGGCCATCTcgtacagcagcagcgcagcaGCCTTGTCAGCATCTGCCATAGCTCCGCGACAACCACAGCGCAAGCCAAACAGCTGCCTGCATATATTTGTCGTACATGATTTCGCTGAGAGACTCGGCTGCTT encodes:
- a CDS encoding Deoxyhypusine synthase, with the translated sequence MSPVNEAAAPSGATDAVLKPSAPVPEGAKQVHGIDFNDYAGRSITVDELVAGYATMGFQATSVGEAVRIINDMRAWRDPDTNDGTTIFLGYTSNLISSGLRETLRYLVQHKHVSAIVTTAGGVEEDLIKCLAPTYLGAFSTPGAGLRAKGMNRIGNLVVPNSNYCAFEDWVVPILDTMLEEQEASKKTEEPLHWTPSKMIHRLGKEINDERSVYYWAWKNDIPVFCPALTDGSLGDMLYFHTFKASPEQLRVDIVEDIRKINTIAVRAKRTGMIVLGGGIVKHHIANANLMRNGAESAVYVNTAQEFDGSDAGARPDEAVSWGKIKLDGDSVKVYAEATVVFPLIVAATFASAQRTER